The Deinococcus roseus genome window below encodes:
- a CDS encoding RelA/SpoT family protein encodes MYGYEELVYALDYLTDEERQKVDRAFVLAEKAHRGMNRKSGEPYITHPVAVAMILAELKMDTDGICAGLLHDTVEDTDVTFEEIEEGFGSDVRKIVEGETKVSKLTKLSKNLQDEQAENLRQMLMAMTGDLRIIIVKLADRLHNMRTLGSMPEHKQKRISRETLEIFAPLAHRLGIGQIKWELEDLCFKYLYPEAFESLVGALNMRKSEREGHIQAAIEQIKFTLGDDQELTRWVIKIEISGRSKHLYSIHNKMVHEHKTIEQIFDLLAIRVILTPKPVTASEINFDSPEEYQRAMELAELGREKRVCYHTLGIVHSMWTPIPGRFKDYIAVPKPNGYQSLHTTVISLSGLPIEVQIRSARMHYIAEYGVAAHWLYKQDQEGKATTEQKVNWLNQLEQLQQEITDASDFIDAVKNDLLSGRVFVFTPKGDTVNLPKGATPIDFAYHIHTRVGDTCVGSIVNGQIVPLNYELQNGDRLEILTSKNATPSKDWMNFAVTRSARTKIRHYFRTKERQDALQNGHDQLENYLRKRNLPVRQLMRTKLLEDVAEKLLGSRNPDELYLAIHSSRMNPANVAKVLAPQLEAEQAPAANKAPPKRKAPPKQKDGAIIIDGVITDAKVAHCCNPIVGDDIMGYLTRGRGVSVHRADCPNLQRLLREEPDRCVHATWSTSNEVEQLVDLDIICTDRPNLLAEVLQVISEQRRNVLHVTAGVGSGGIAHIYLRTTVKGNNDLSLLADALKRNKDIQTVLRMSGSKGGMTIPSKGSLKS; translated from the coding sequence ATGTACGGTTACGAAGAACTCGTTTACGCCCTTGACTATCTCACTGACGAAGAACGCCAGAAGGTGGACCGTGCTTTTGTGCTGGCTGAAAAAGCCCACAGGGGCATGAACCGCAAGAGCGGCGAGCCTTACATCACCCACCCGGTGGCCGTGGCCATGATTCTGGCCGAATTGAAAATGGACACCGATGGCATCTGTGCAGGCCTCCTCCACGACACCGTGGAAGACACCGATGTCACCTTCGAGGAAATCGAAGAGGGCTTTGGCAGCGATGTGCGCAAGATTGTGGAAGGGGAAACCAAGGTTTCCAAACTGACCAAGCTCTCCAAGAACCTGCAGGACGAGCAGGCCGAAAACCTGCGCCAGATGCTGATGGCCATGACCGGGGATCTGCGCATCATCATTGTGAAACTGGCAGACCGCCTGCACAACATGCGCACCCTGGGCAGCATGCCCGAACACAAGCAGAAACGCATCTCCAGAGAAACCCTGGAAATTTTTGCTCCGCTGGCCCACCGTCTGGGGATCGGGCAGATCAAGTGGGAACTGGAAGACCTGTGCTTCAAGTACCTGTACCCGGAGGCGTTCGAGAGCCTGGTGGGTGCCCTCAACATGCGCAAATCCGAGCGTGAGGGTCACATTCAGGCCGCCATTGAGCAAATCAAATTCACCCTGGGAGACGATCAGGAACTGACCCGCTGGGTGATCAAGATCGAGATCAGCGGGCGCAGCAAGCACCTGTATTCCATCCACAACAAGATGGTGCATGAGCACAAAACCATCGAGCAGATTTTTGATTTGCTGGCCATTCGGGTGATCCTGACCCCCAAACCCGTCACCGCCAGTGAAATCAATTTCGATTCCCCTGAGGAGTACCAGCGGGCAATGGAACTGGCCGAACTGGGACGGGAAAAACGGGTCTGCTACCACACACTGGGCATTGTGCACAGCATGTGGACCCCGATTCCTGGGCGCTTCAAGGATTACATCGCGGTGCCCAAACCCAACGGTTACCAGAGCCTGCACACCACCGTGATCAGCCTCTCGGGGCTTCCCATCGAGGTGCAGATCCGCTCTGCCCGCATGCACTACATTGCAGAATACGGGGTGGCAGCACACTGGCTGTACAAACAGGACCAGGAAGGCAAGGCCACCACCGAACAGAAGGTCAACTGGCTGAACCAGCTGGAACAACTGCAGCAGGAAATCACCGATGCCAGTGATTTCATTGACGCGGTGAAAAACGACCTGCTCTCAGGCCGGGTTTTTGTGTTCACCCCCAAAGGGGACACCGTGAACCTGCCCAAAGGGGCCACCCCCATTGATTTTGCCTACCACATCCACACCCGTGTGGGCGACACCTGTGTGGGGTCCATTGTGAACGGTCAGATTGTGCCGCTGAATTATGAGTTGCAAAATGGGGACCGTCTGGAGATCCTCACCAGCAAAAATGCCACCCCCAGCAAGGACTGGATGAATTTTGCGGTGACGCGCTCTGCACGCACCAAAATCCGGCATTATTTCCGCACCAAAGAGCGCCAGGATGCCCTGCAAAACGGGCATGACCAGCTGGAAAACTACCTGCGCAAACGCAATTTGCCTGTTCGCCAGCTGATGCGCACCAAACTGCTGGAAGATGTGGCTGAGAAACTGCTGGGCTCCCGCAACCCCGACGAGCTTTACCTGGCCATTCATTCGTCCAGAATGAACCCGGCCAATGTGGCAAAGGTGCTGGCCCCTCAACTTGAAGCCGAGCAGGCCCCTGCAGCCAACAAAGCACCACCCAAACGCAAAGCGCCACCCAAACAGAAAGATGGAGCCATCATCATCGATGGGGTGATCACCGATGCCAAGGTGGCCCACTGCTGCAATCCCATTGTGGGAGATGACATCATGGGGTACTTGACCCGTGGGCGTGGGGTGTCGGTGCACCGGGCAGACTGTCCCAATTTGCAGCGTCTTTTGCGGGAAGAACCCGACCGCTGTGTGCATGCCACCTGGTCCACTTCCAACGAGGTGGAGCAACTGGTGGACCTGGACATCATCTGCACCGACCGACCCAACCTGCTGGCAGAGGTGCTGCAGGTGATTTCTGAGCAGCGGCGCAATGTGCTGCACGTCACCGCCGGGGTGGGTTCCGGGGGCATTGCCCACATTTACCTGAGAACCACCGTCAAGGGCAACAACGACCTGAGTTTGCTGGCCGATGCCCTGAAACGCAACAAGGACATCCAGACCGTGCTGCGCATGTCTGGCAGCAAGGGGGGCATGACCATTCCCTCCAAGGGCAGCCTGAAAAGTTGA
- a CDS encoding tetratricopeptide repeat protein, with protein MKKWLIATALLFGQGLAQQNLSELQTEYQQALQTAPKTTGNSTWKSLMDRVETLKNQNPTPDVLLLRANIYSDVKWWIRAKTAWEDFQKVGQLGSQEKQRYTEALHNLAFTAAHRSEPDLKEALQYAQKAIEVTPDYYPARYLLAETYQDLGDYSNAKNAWKQVLDLNPKDAKALYFIQVEDRLAKFGPEVNQAFTRGYAAYAENQKSDALALFKKTTELGPEFSEGWRYYARTAFELGDAKAALEGYQKLTEIEGQTPENTFWLNYATEANQYGLEAVKIYRSGYTTYQQKNLKEAESLFKQATTLSPGYQKAWAWLGRVRYEQKNYSGAVQAYMQAVTLDPDDDSSEYYLKLAKNRK; from the coding sequence ATGAAAAAATGGCTGATTGCCACCGCACTTCTCTTTGGACAGGGCCTCGCCCAGCAAAACCTCTCGGAGCTGCAAACCGAATACCAGCAGGCCCTGCAAACCGCGCCCAAAACCACCGGCAACTCCACCTGGAAAAGCCTGATGGACCGCGTGGAAACCCTCAAAAACCAGAACCCCACCCCCGATGTGCTGTTGCTCAGGGCCAACATCTACAGCGATGTGAAATGGTGGATCCGGGCCAAAACCGCCTGGGAGGACTTCCAGAAAGTGGGACAACTGGGATCGCAGGAAAAACAGCGTTACACCGAAGCCCTGCACAACCTGGCATTCACTGCAGCCCACCGCAGCGAACCTGACCTCAAAGAAGCGCTGCAATATGCCCAGAAAGCCATAGAGGTCACCCCGGATTACTACCCTGCCCGCTACCTGCTGGCCGAAACCTACCAGGACCTCGGAGATTACAGCAATGCCAAGAACGCCTGGAAACAGGTGCTGGACCTCAATCCCAAAGACGCCAAGGCGCTGTACTTCATTCAGGTGGAAGACCGACTGGCGAAATTCGGGCCGGAAGTCAATCAGGCTTTCACCCGTGGCTATGCCGCCTACGCCGAGAACCAGAAGAGCGACGCCCTGGCTCTCTTCAAGAAGACCACCGAACTGGGGCCGGAATTCTCGGAAGGCTGGCGCTATTATGCCCGCACCGCTTTTGAGCTGGGAGATGCAAAAGCTGCCCTGGAAGGCTACCAGAAACTCACCGAAATTGAAGGCCAGACCCCGGAAAACACCTTCTGGCTGAATTACGCCACCGAGGCCAACCAGTACGGTCTGGAAGCCGTCAAAATCTACCGTTCAGGCTACACCACATACCAGCAGAAAAACCTCAAAGAAGCCGAAAGCCTCTTCAAACAGGCCACCACCCTGAGCCCCGGTTACCAGAAAGCCTGGGCCTGGCTGGGCCGCGTCAGGTACGAGCAGAAAAATTACTCGGGCGCTGTGCAGGCCTACATGCAGGCCGTCACCCTCGACCCGGACGATGACAGCAGCGAGTATTACCTGAAACTGGCCAAAAACCGCAAATAA
- a CDS encoding transcriptional regulator: protein MPKKEKKRLQVVISEEQDALLTKTAYELSSPERLISKSEVVRLAIEKIAQDLSAGDTESLKEYISTLDDEHEE from the coding sequence GTGCCGAAGAAAGAAAAAAAGCGTCTGCAAGTCGTCATCTCTGAAGAGCAGGACGCACTTCTCACCAAGACTGCGTACGAGCTCTCCAGCCCCGAACGTCTCATTTCCAAGAGTGAGGTGGTTCGTCTGGCGATTGAGAAAATTGCTCAGGATCTTTCAGCGGGAGACACGGAGAGCCTCAAAGAATACATCTCTACGCTGGACGATGAGCACGAAGAGTAA
- the murA gene encoding UDP-N-acetylglucosamine 1-carboxyvinyltransferase has protein sequence MLLDTPITIFGGSRLSGEFKAQPSKNAALPIIVASLLSKEPVVLHGIPRLADIYTILELMTGLGTKYRWLGPNTLELHTPELTSTVAPYALVSKMRASFILMGALLSRAGHAEVSMPGGCAFGQRPVDQHIKAFRAMGAEVDEEGGNFIATRNQTFTGSYVFEILTVGGTQNAILAAVLGEGTVILDNASIDTDVVDMVRFLNSLGAQIEGFGTNTIVIHGVKELRGGEYTVIPDRIEASTMLIAAVATRSQLTVTNVVPGHLRAVTSKLVEMGAHILELDHNTLSIDARHGDLRPVNLTTSEFPGFPTDVQPQMSALLATIPGTSIVMDKVYPERLTHVVELRRMGANIEVPEHTQVIQGKKLHGAPVRAADIRAGAALVIAAMASEGKSVIDGVRFLNRGYERLTERLQGIGVHIEQNQQLVAAAMD, from the coding sequence ATGCTTCTGGACACCCCCATTACCATTTTCGGTGGCTCCCGCCTGAGCGGCGAATTCAAGGCTCAACCCTCCAAGAACGCCGCGCTGCCCATCATTGTGGCCAGCCTGCTCAGCAAAGAGCCCGTTGTTTTGCACGGGATTCCCAGACTCGCAGACATCTACACCATTCTTGAACTGATGACCGGCCTCGGCACCAAATACCGCTGGCTCGGACCCAATACTTTAGAGCTGCACACCCCTGAACTGACCTCCACCGTGGCCCCTTACGCTCTTGTGAGCAAGATGCGGGCTTCTTTCATTCTGATGGGCGCCCTGCTCTCCCGTGCTGGACATGCCGAAGTGAGCATGCCCGGCGGTTGCGCCTTTGGTCAGCGCCCCGTGGACCAGCACATCAAGGCCTTCCGCGCCATGGGTGCAGAAGTGGACGAGGAGGGCGGCAACTTCATCGCCACCCGCAACCAGACCTTCACCGGTTCCTACGTGTTTGAAATCCTCACTGTGGGCGGCACCCAGAACGCCATTCTGGCCGCCGTGCTGGGTGAAGGCACCGTGATTCTGGACAACGCCAGCATCGACACCGACGTGGTGGACATGGTGCGTTTCCTCAACTCCCTGGGTGCCCAGATTGAAGGGTTTGGAACCAATACCATCGTGATTCATGGGGTGAAAGAGCTGCGCGGTGGCGAGTACACCGTGATCCCTGACCGCATTGAGGCCAGCACCATGTTGATCGCTGCAGTTGCCACCAGAAGCCAGCTGACGGTCACCAACGTGGTTCCCGGCCACCTGCGCGCCGTGACCTCCAAACTGGTGGAAATGGGCGCACACATCCTGGAACTGGACCACAACACCCTTTCCATCGATGCCCGCCACGGCGACCTGCGTCCTGTGAACCTCACCACCAGCGAATTCCCCGGCTTCCCCACCGATGTGCAGCCCCAGATGAGCGCCCTGCTGGCCACCATCCCCGGAACCAGCATCGTGATGGACAAGGTTTACCCCGAGCGCCTCACCCACGTGGTGGAACTGCGCCGCATGGGAGCCAACATCGAAGTGCCCGAGCACACCCAGGTCATCCAGGGCAAAAAGCTGCACGGTGCACCTGTTCGCGCTGCAGACATCCGCGCTGGAGCCGCACTGGTCATTGCTGCCATGGCCTCCGAAGGCAAGTCCGTCATCGATGGCGTGCGCTTCCTGAACCGTGGCTACGAGCGCCTCACCGAGCGCCTGCAGGGCATCGGCGTGCACATCGAGCAGAACCAGCAACTCGTTGCTGCTGCAATGGACTGA
- the prfA gene encoding peptide chain release factor 1: MIAEKLIDLEREYRSLEREMSNPEVFGNNDAYLKLNRRHAELTPIIQLWEEYKRLSESRQQAEELLSDPDMRELAELDLQSAQARIPEIEQELDVLLLPRDPRDERNVILEIRSGAGGDEAGLFAADLLRMYERYCVRAGLKLELLDSNPSDLGGFSKVVVELSGDRAYRHFKFEGGVHRVQRVPATESQGRIHTSTVTVAVMPEVEESEVNLNMQEVRIDVFRSQGAGGQGVNTTDSAVRVVYRPGTPDEIIVVCQDARSQIKNREKALNVLRSRLAEMKRQEEEEKIRSERQSMIGSGDRSEKIRTYNYPQNRVTDHRLTGEDKNHPLDVVMNGALENLLEALQRLQREELLAEMAEAAE, translated from the coding sequence GTGATCGCTGAAAAATTAATAGACCTCGAGCGCGAGTACCGCAGTCTGGAGCGCGAGATGAGCAATCCCGAAGTGTTCGGGAACAACGACGCTTACCTCAAACTGAACCGGAGACATGCCGAACTCACGCCCATCATCCAGCTCTGGGAGGAGTACAAACGCCTCTCGGAGTCCAGACAGCAAGCCGAAGAATTGCTTTCCGATCCTGACATGCGAGAACTGGCAGAACTCGATCTGCAATCTGCCCAGGCACGCATCCCAGAAATCGAGCAGGAGCTGGATGTTCTTCTGCTGCCCAGAGATCCCAGAGATGAACGCAACGTCATCCTGGAAATCCGTTCTGGCGCAGGAGGGGATGAAGCCGGACTCTTTGCTGCCGATCTGCTGCGCATGTATGAACGGTACTGCGTGAGAGCAGGTCTGAAACTGGAACTGCTGGACTCCAATCCCAGTGACCTGGGAGGTTTCTCCAAGGTGGTGGTGGAACTGTCTGGAGACAGAGCCTACCGTCACTTCAAATTCGAGGGGGGTGTTCACCGGGTTCAGCGGGTGCCTGCCACCGAATCGCAGGGGCGCATCCACACCAGCACCGTCACCGTGGCCGTGATGCCCGAAGTGGAAGAATCCGAAGTGAACCTCAACATGCAAGAGGTGCGCATTGATGTGTTCCGCTCTCAGGGTGCCGGAGGCCAGGGCGTGAACACCACCGATTCTGCTGTGCGGGTGGTGTACAGGCCCGGAACCCCCGATGAAATCATTGTGGTGTGTCAGGATGCCCGCAGCCAGATCAAGAACCGCGAGAAAGCCCTGAACGTACTGAGAAGCCGCCTTGCCGAAATGAAACGGCAGGAAGAGGAAGAAAAAATCCGCAGTGAACGCCAGAGCATGATTGGCTCCGGGGACCGCAGCGAAAAAATCCGCACCTACAACTACCCCCAGAACCGCGTGACCGACCACCGCCTGACTGGAGAGGACAAAAACCATCCCCTGGACGTGGTGATGAACGGTGCCCTGGAAAACCTGCTGGAAGCCCTGCAACGCCTGCAACGTGAAGAACTGCTGGCAGAAATGGCCGAGGCCGCAGAGTGA
- a CDS encoding NUDIX hydrolase: MARRELLVTAAILRDKQGRILLVGNDWQRSGRVRYTLPGGVVEHGETAPQALVREILEETGLKLKKIHHLAYCVHIEDVRRHDRAISLVFEADWEGLLNPRDPDGFIVEARFFTAEEITRMLDSPPIRDPLTDYLTSGIPGLFYAFSGWDGKGGIRIPTMRKEG; this comes from the coding sequence ATGGCAAGGCGTGAACTGCTGGTCACCGCAGCCATCCTGAGGGACAAACAGGGCCGCATTCTGCTGGTGGGCAACGACTGGCAGCGCTCTGGACGGGTGCGCTACACCCTGCCCGGAGGCGTGGTGGAACACGGCGAAACGGCTCCTCAGGCCCTGGTCCGGGAAATTCTGGAAGAAACCGGTCTCAAACTCAAGAAGATTCACCACCTGGCGTACTGCGTGCACATTGAAGACGTGCGCCGCCACGACCGGGCCATCAGCCTGGTGTTTGAAGCCGACTGGGAGGGGTTGCTGAACCCCCGTGACCCTGACGGTTTCATTGTGGAGGCCCGCTTTTTCACCGCAGAAGAAATCACCCGCATGCTGGATTCTCCTCCCATCCGCGATCCCCTGACCGATTACCTGACTTCAGGGATTCCAGGGCTGTTTTATGCTTTCTCTGGCTGGGATGGCAAAGGGGGAATTCGCATTCCAACCATGCGCAAAGAGGGGTAA
- a CDS encoding class I SAM-dependent methyltransferase, with the protein MTDLQKYYARRAREYERIYTRPERQQDIKDFTLHLQQEVQRFSVLELACGTGFWTERLSATALSIQANDIGKEVLDVARSKKYGCPVDFSLGDAYHPDPTEAEMVFAGFWFSHVPISRRLEFLAGIRNAVGPGKKLILIDNLCVEGNSTPISRTDSEGNTYQNRKLDNGQTYEVLKNFPTREELLHFSGGEIWTGGYFWGLVTGT; encoded by the coding sequence ATGACAGACCTGCAAAAGTATTACGCCAGACGGGCAAGGGAGTACGAACGCATTTACACCAGACCCGAACGGCAACAGGACATCAAGGATTTCACGCTGCACCTGCAACAGGAGGTGCAGCGTTTTTCTGTGCTGGAACTTGCCTGCGGCACCGGATTCTGGACGGAAAGGCTCTCTGCAACAGCCCTGAGCATCCAGGCCAACGACATTGGCAAAGAGGTTCTGGATGTGGCGAGAAGCAAAAAATACGGTTGCCCTGTGGATTTCAGTCTGGGAGATGCTTACCATCCTGATCCCACAGAGGCAGAAATGGTTTTTGCCGGGTTCTGGTTCTCCCATGTGCCCATTTCCAGAAGACTGGAGTTTCTGGCAGGCATCAGAAATGCCGTTGGACCAGGAAAAAAGTTGATCCTGATTGACAACCTGTGTGTGGAGGGCAACAGCACCCCCATTTCACGCACAGACAGCGAGGGCAACACCTACCAGAACCGCAAATTGGACAACGGCCAGACCTATGAAGTGCTCAAAAATTTCCCCACCAGAGAGGAGTTGCTGCACTTCTCTGGTGGGGAAATCTGGACAGGTGGGTATTTCTGGGGGCTGGTGACTGGGACCTGA